The window CAAAAAACTTAAAAAAGCTGGTCCTTCTATGCCTGTAGAAATCCAAGGCATTGACGGAGTACCAAATGCAGGTGAAGAACTAATTGTAGTAGAAAATGAAAAAATTGCCAGAAAAATAGCAGAAAATCGTCAAACCAAACAAAGAGAAAAAGATTTAGCTAAAAAGAACAAAATTACTCTAGAAAGCTTCTTACAAGCTAAATTGGATGGAGAAGCTAAAAATCTAAATCTAGTTTTAAAAACAGATGTTCAAGGCTCTTTAGAAGCAGTAAAAGACGCGTTACTAAAACTCTCCTCAGATGAAGTAAAAATAAATATTGTTCACGGAGGAACTGGCGCTATCTCGGAAACAGACATTATGCTTGCTGCTGCATCTTCTGCTATTATTATTGGATTCAATATCAGACCTACTGCAAAAGTAAAAGAAGTAGCTGAAAAAGAGAACGTAGAAATACGATTTTATGATATCATTTATAATCTTGTAAACGACATAAAAGATGCTATGGCTGGCATGTTGGCCCCTGTAATCAAAGAAGAGTATCTTGGACAAGCAGAAGTATTACAAACATTTAATGTACCAAAAGTTGGTACTGTCGCTGGATGTATGGTAGTAGATGGAAAACTTATGCGTAATGCAAAAATAAGATTAATAAGAGATGGTGTTGTTATTTATACTGGAAAACTCAATTCTCTAAAAAGATTTAAAGATGATGTAAAAGAAGTTCAAAAAGGATATGAGTGTGGAGTTGGATTAGAAAATTACAATGATATTAAAGTGGGAGATATTATTGAAGCTTTTCAAGAAGTAGAAGAAAAAGCAAATATAGAATAATATCGAGCAATGCTAATAGGAGTTTTAAAAATAAAATTTAAGCTACATGCTGTTTTCTCTTTAAAAGAAAAGAGAAAAATTGCTCAAAGTTTAAAACAAAAAATAAAAAATAAATATAATATAGCAATAGCAGAGGTTAATCATCAAGATAGTCTAGATTTTTTAGAATTTGGTATTGTAACTATTAGCAATAAAATGAATCAAATAGAATCAATTTTAAAGAAAGTACAAAATTATATTGAAGCAATGAGTTCAGAAGAAATTATTGAAATACATACAGACTTTTTTGGATATTAAATATTATGAATCAAAAATCATTTAAAAAACTACGCTTAGCTGAAGAAATAAAAGAAAGTTTATCTAAAACTATAATAGAAGAAGCCAATGACGAATCCTTTATTGGTATAACGATTACAGGAGTGAAACTAAGTTCAGATTTAAGAAAAGCCATTATTTTATACACCTATTTTAAAGGAAAAAGCGAAACTATTAATCATAAATTAAATAAGGCTAAAGGATTCTTTCGTTCTTGTTTAGCCAAGAAAATAAGAACAAAATATATTCCAGAATTAGAATTTATCTGGGACGAATATCTGGA is drawn from Desulfonauticus submarinus and contains these coding sequences:
- a CDS encoding DUF503 domain-containing protein: MLIGVLKIKFKLHAVFSLKEKRKIAQSLKQKIKNKYNIAIAEVNHQDSLDFLEFGIVTISNKMNQIESILKKVQNYIEAMSSEEIIEIHTDFFGY
- the rbfA gene encoding 30S ribosome-binding factor RbfA, with translation MNQKSFKKLRLAEEIKESLSKTIIEEANDESFIGITITGVKLSSDLRKAIILYTYFKGKSETINHKLNKAKGFFRSCLAKKIRTKYIPELEFIWDEYLETMFYER